The genomic DNA TGCTTAATGTGTTAACTTCGGCACCAAGGGTATCGAAACCCCTAACACCTAGCATTCATCGTTTACGGCGTGGACTACCAGGGTATCTAATCCTGTTTGCTCCCCACGCTTTCGCGCCTCAGCGTCAGTTACAGCCCAGAGAGTCGCCTTCGCCACTGGTGTTCCTCCACATATCTACGCATTTCACCGCTACACGTGGAATTCCACTCTCCTCTTCTGCACTCAAGCTCCCCAGTTTCCAGTGCGACCCGAAGTTGAGCCTCGGGATTAAACACCAGACTTAAAGAGCCGCCTGCGCGCGCTTTACGCCCAATAATTCCGGACAACGCTTGCCCCCTACGTATTACCGCGGCTGCTGGCACGTAGTTAGCCGGGGCTTTCTTCTCAGGTACCGTCACTCTTGTAGCAGTTACTCTACAAGACGTTCTTCCCTGGCAACAGAGCTTTACGATCCGAAAACCTTCATCACTCACGCGGCGTTGCTCCGTCAGGCTTTCGCCCATTGCGGAAGATTCCCTACTGCTGCCTCCCGTAGGAGTCTGGGCCGTGTCTCAGTCCCAGTGTGGCCGATCACCCTCTCAGGTCGGCTACGCATCGTCGCCTTGGTAGGCCTTTACCCCACCAACTAGCTAATGCGCCGCAGGCCCATCCATCAGTGACAGATTGCTCCGTCTTTCCTCCTCTCCCCATGCAGGGAAAGGATGTATCCGGTATTAGCTACCGTTTCCGGTAGTTATCCCAGTCTGAGGGGCAGGTTGCCTACGTGTTACTCACCCGTCCGCCGCTAGGTTGTTTGAGAAGCAAGCTTCTCAAACAACCCCGCTCGACTTGCATGTATTAGGCACGCCGCCAGCGTTCGTCCTGAGCCAGGATCAAACTCTCCATTAAAGACCAACCGAAGCTGGTTTATAGAAAGAGCGATTCGCTCATTTTGAAACTGACGAGATAAAATATCTCATTGTTCGCTTCCATTTTATACAGCCTGACGGCATGTACCAAAATCTCAGCGTTGGATTTTGCAAGCAAAATCCGTACTCACTCGTTGTTCAGTTTTCAAAGATCAAACCTACATCATATCTTGCTTTTGCCTTACTTCGTTTCACCACCGCGTCTCAGCGGCGACTTAAATAATGTAACACATAACCTCATTTTACGTCAAGCATTTTTCAAAATTTTATTTTCATGCTTGTTTGCAACATATTTATCCTGCTGTAAACAGGTCTAAATTATTCATGCTGTTTAATGGGGCGAGTTATAACTTAGCATATCTTTTATAAACTCGTCAACCTTTAACGACAATTTTTATGTTTTGATCGTCAATGTGGTTCTATTACGCATAAAAAAAGGAAGAAAAATCCGTTATAACGGATTTTCCTCCCACTGATTCGATGTATCCATTAAATAAGGGAATAACGTAATTCAATATGGTTTCCGCGATTCCTGAGATTCCCGCCAGCCGATTCTCTGATCAATGAGCGGTATACGAGCTTACGTAGCACTACGGTAAGATCCAGTTGAAGATTTTTTAGCTCAGGATGATTAATAAGCTCACCTATGGACCAAGGTTCCCGTCTGCTGCCTAAAATGCGGAATAGTAGTGCTGAGCACCCCTCCATTTTAGACATCACTGAAAATTCGCAAGCAAGCAGCACAAGCTCAACCCGCTGCTCAAGAGTTTCCGTACTTAACGTGAGTTCGTTGTATAGCTTGTAGATCGTTCGATCCAACGGCTGTGTCTGAACCCACAAGTGAACCGTTGGATAAATCCCTCGCTCTATAAGCTCAATGGATGCCCAATGATCCAACGCCTTCAGAATACTCTGATGAGCGTCAATAATCCGACCTTCTCGCATCGCTCTTTTACCATGAACGTAATTAGCCAGAAAACGGGCAAATTCATGAAATTGCTTTTGCTCGCGTAACGGGTCGTTGAATTCGATAATTTCCCGCCTTAAAAGGCTGACCCTTTCATCCTGCTCCCACAGGATGCGGCCTTCCAGTAAATAATCTATTATGTTGGGATGTTCACCGGCGATAATCCACGCTTTCAGACAATCCAGTGTTGCGTACAACACCTGACACCTTAATCCATTAATCAGTAAATGCTGAATGGAACAGGTTGGCTTCCGGATTTCTCCAATAATTAGTATGAGTTCATCCAAATCGTATAGCATGGTTCCATGAAAATATTCGCTCGGCTTTCTATACAAAATAATGCCGATCGAATCCTCCTGCAACAATTCATCATACATCAAGCTTAATTTGGTTAGCTGCACTTCTCCCTCCATACCTGTAAGGCGGCCATTACCGCTAAATTTAGATATATGTGAACATTTCTACATAAAAAAGAAACTTCCTTCTTCAATTCTATAAATTTTATATTTTATTTCAGGTTTTGCAAATTCCTCATTTACTTATTTCTTTTAAAGTATCCCAA from Paenibacillus sp. FSL R10-2782 includes the following:
- a CDS encoding nucleotidyltransferase-like protein, whose product is MQLTKLSLMYDELLQEDSIGIILYRKPSEYFHGTMLYDLDELILIIGEIRKPTCSIQHLLINGLRCQVLYATLDCLKAWIIAGEHPNIIDYLLEGRILWEQDERVSLLRREIIEFNDPLREQKQFHEFARFLANYVHGKRAMREGRIIDAHQSILKALDHWASIELIERGIYPTVHLWVQTQPLDRTIYKLYNELTLSTETLEQRVELVLLACEFSVMSKMEGCSALLFRILGSRREPWSIGELINHPELKNLQLDLTVVLRKLVYRSLIRESAGGNLRNRGNHIELRYSLI